The genomic region CTTGCTATTATGGATTATGATGCAAACTCAGAAGGAGCAAAAGCATATAAAAGTTTAGCAAAGGAAATTATAGACGCAAATGGCAACTAATAAAAATAAGAAACTAGGAAAAGGGTTAGATAGTATGGGTGTAAATAGTATTTTTGGAGCTGATGTTGCTACATTAATTAATAACATTGAAAATAATGCCTCTGCATCAATGCAAGAAAAAATAGCGTTAGATAAAATCAGACCGAATCCTTACCAACCAAGAAAAGTATTTGATAAAGAAGCTTTACAAGAATTAGCGGTTTCAATAGAACAACATGGAGTATTCCAACCAGTAATTTTAAAGAAATCAGTACAAGGATATGAAATAGTTGCAGGAGAAAGAAGATGTCGTGCAGCTAAACTAGCGAAACTAACAGAAGTACCAGCTATCATTGTAGAATTTAGTGATGAACAAATGATGGAAGTAGCACTATTAGAAAATATTCAAAGAGAAAACCTAAATGCAATAGAAGAAGCACAAGCTTATCAAACAATGATGGAAAAGCTATCTTTAACTCAAGAAGCATTAGGAAAACGTATTGGTAAATCAAGATCTTATATTGCAAATACATTAAGATTATTAACATTACCTCAAGAAATACAAGATTTTGTATTAGCTGGTAAGTTATCAATGGGACATGCCCGTTGTTTAATCACATTAGAAAAAGAAAAAGCAGTACAATTAGCGAATCGTTGTGTAGAAGAAAAGTTATCGGTACGTGATATTGAAAATATTGTAAAAGGGATAGAGTTAGGTAATAGTCGTAAAGACAAACCTAAAAAAGAAGTAAACCCAGAATTTACATATGTAGAACATCTTTTAAGAAAAAAATATCGTACGAAAATAGCAGTAGATGAAAAAACAGTTACTATTAAGTATAATAGTAAAGAAGATTTGAATCGAATTTTGGAAATCATGGGAGTAATAGAAGAAAGTTAATAAACTTTCTTTTTTTTGTGTGATAATGCCAAGAATATTGAATTAATTTGTCAAATCATGTATGATAAAAGGGATTATGAAGGGGTGATAAATTTGAAAATTAGAAAACAACTTATAACAATAACAACGTTAGTAGTAGCTATTTGTGTTTTAATCAATTATGTGGGTGTTGATACACAAGCAGACTATGACGATGACGTATTCACGGATTTCATTGCAATGGATGAAGAAGGAAATATTGTTGTATATTCACAAGAAGAAATAGAAACCCCAGATGAAGAGGCGATAGCCGAAATAGAAGTAGAAGTAGTAGAAGAGACAGTAGGTAGCACTTTGGTAGAAGTAGTTGTTAATGCAATAGCAAATATTTTCAGTTTACCAAACATAGAAATAAGTGCATCGGATGATTCTATCGAGTATGCAGTAGTTCGTTTTGGAACTTCAGGTACAACGACTTATACTAACTATGACACAGGAACTTCAGGATATACTTATGGTGGGAGTGCACCAGATGCAGCCTATTTAGGAACAACTTCTGATGGATATGTTATATTCAAACAAGGTGGAGTAACTGGTAAAGTAAAAGCGTCGGCTGTAACAATTATTGAATATGATGATTTTGTTGAAGCAGGATATGTTACAAGTATTTATACTTGTATAAATGGAAATATTTATCATAAAATTACAACGAATCTTACAAGTTATGCATCTACTCAAATAGTTGGATATCAACAAGAATATATGGAAGATGGAGTAACGTATTATAGTTATGATGGACATTATTTTTATACATCTTATACAGATATGATTGATGATTATGTAGCTGGAACGACAAGTAAAGCAATTAATCCAAGTGATCCATATTATAGCTATTATCAATATTTATCACATCGAAGTACAACGAACTTTACAGAAGAACAAATTGAAGGTTATATTCAATCTAAAACAACAAGCAGTTCTTTAATGTATGATTTAGCAGGAACCTTTGTTGAAGAAGGAGAAACATATGGAACAAACGCTATTCTTATGTTAGGGGTGGCAATCAACGAAAGTGCTTGGGGTACTAGTAATATCGCCATGAATACCAATAACTTATTTGGACATTCTGCATATGACTCAGATCCATCAGGAAGTGCTAGTAAGTATTCTTCAGCAGCCTATAGTGTGTATGTCCATGCCTATAGTTTCTTATCGAAAGGCTATCTATATGGAGATGATTATAGATATTTTGGACCACATTTAGGGGATAAACAAAGTGGGATTAATGTTAAATATGCATCTGATCCATACTGGGGTGAAAAAGCAGCAGCACATGGATATTTAATAGAGAATATGTATAGTGATGAAATTTATGATTATAATAGTGAAATTATTGGGATAGTAGATGATGTTGTTAAAATTTATGCAGATACAAGTTTAAGTAGTGATTATATGTATACTACATCTAATAATTATGATGATGTAGATGATATGGCAATGCTTATCATTGAAGAAGTGGTTGGAGAAACGGTAGACGGAAGTAATGTTTGGTATAAAATACAAACAGATATTCCTTTAAATTCGACACGTACAGATGCAGCAACAAAGACAACAGTCTATAATTTTGATAGAGATTATGGATATGTGCATTCTAGTGAGTTTGATTACATATCGGATGGGGATTTACCAGTAGTAGTATATTTAGCAGGAGATGTTAACATGGATGGATCAAGAACGTCCATGGACTATATGTTGATAAAGAGTCATATCTTAGGTAAAACAACATTAAGTGGTACGTCATTAATAATAGCAGATGTAAATGAAGATGGAGTTTTAACATCAATGGACTATATGTTGATTAAAAGCCATATCTTAGGTAAAACAAACCTAGATGAATAGGAGAGAAAAAATGAATAAAATTCTAAAAATAATGCTGTCATCATTTATATGTTTAGCAGTTTTAGTAGGAAATGTAAAAACAAGTGAAGCAGCCTCGTTTAGTATAAGCGGGTCATCATCCGTAACATCCGGTGGGACAACGACAGTTACTATCACAGCTTCAGGAGGAACGGGTGTATTTAATGCATCTATTACTGGAGGAACATTTACTGGAATATCAAGTTCTAGTAGTGGTAGTTACTCAAGCACTAGTGCTACATTGATGTTGGATTCAACATCAATATCTTTAACAGTCAAAGCAGGAACGTCAGGGGATATAAAGGTAACTGTTTCTTGTTCTAACTTTACAAGTGACGACTTAGAGAGTGTTACTCTTTCATCGAAAAGTAAAACGATATCAATAACTAGTTCATCAAGCAGTTCTAGTAGTTCATCTAGCAGTTCTTCAAGCAGTTCTAGTAGTTCATCAAGCAGTTCATCAAGTAGTTCTACAACAACTGTTACTAAATCATCAGTAAATACACTTAGTGCATTATCAATCGATGGAGTAGATTTATCTCCTACATTTGATAGTTCTACTGTTAGCTACAAAGCAACAGTATTAGATACAGATAGTATTAAAATTAGTGCTACTGCAAAAGATGATGAAGCGACAGTAAGTGGAACAGGTACAAAAGACTTATCACTTGGAAGTAATGAGTTTAAAGTAGTTTGTACTGCAGAAAATGGATCAACGAAAACATATATTATTACAGTATTTAAAGATGAGAGTCCAAGTGTTTATATGGATGTAGATGGATCTTCTCTAGGAGTAGTGAAGTATACAGAGGATGTAGCTATCCCTGATGGGTTT from Tannockella kyphosi harbors:
- a CDS encoding ParB/RepB/Spo0J family partition protein; this encodes MATNKNKKLGKGLDSMGVNSIFGADVATLINNIENNASASMQEKIALDKIRPNPYQPRKVFDKEALQELAVSIEQHGVFQPVILKKSVQGYEIVAGERRCRAAKLAKLTEVPAIIVEFSDEQMMEVALLENIQRENLNAIEEAQAYQTMMEKLSLTQEALGKRIGKSRSYIANTLRLLTLPQEIQDFVLAGKLSMGHARCLITLEKEKAVQLANRCVEEKLSVRDIENIVKGIELGNSRKDKPKKEVNPEFTYVEHLLRKKYRTKIAVDEKTVTIKYNSKEDLNRILEIMGVIEES
- a CDS encoding glucosaminidase domain-containing protein → MKIRKQLITITTLVVAICVLINYVGVDTQADYDDDVFTDFIAMDEEGNIVVYSQEEIETPDEEAIAEIEVEVVEETVGSTLVEVVVNAIANIFSLPNIEISASDDSIEYAVVRFGTSGTTTYTNYDTGTSGYTYGGSAPDAAYLGTTSDGYVIFKQGGVTGKVKASAVTIIEYDDFVEAGYVTSIYTCINGNIYHKITTNLTSYASTQIVGYQQEYMEDGVTYYSYDGHYFYTSYTDMIDDYVAGTTSKAINPSDPYYSYYQYLSHRSTTNFTEEQIEGYIQSKTTSSSLMYDLAGTFVEEGETYGTNAILMLGVAINESAWGTSNIAMNTNNLFGHSAYDSDPSGSASKYSSAAYSVYVHAYSFLSKGYLYGDDYRYFGPHLGDKQSGINVKYASDPYWGEKAAAHGYLIENMYSDEIYDYNSEIIGIVDDVVKIYADTSLSSDYMYTTSNNYDDVDDMAMLIIEEVVGETVDGSNVWYKIQTDIPLNSTRTDAATKTTVYNFDRDYGYVHSSEFDYISDGDLPVVVYLAGDVNMDGSRTSMDYMLIKSHILGKTTLSGTSLIIADVNEDGVLTSMDYMLIKSHILGKTNLDE
- a CDS encoding cadherin-like beta sandwich domain-containing protein produces the protein MNKILKIMLSSFICLAVLVGNVKTSEAASFSISGSSSVTSGGTTTVTITASGGTGVFNASITGGTFTGISSSSSGSYSSTSATLMLDSTSISLTVKAGTSGDIKVTVSCSNFTSDDLESVTLSSKSKTISITSSSSSSSSSSSSSSSSSSSSSSSSSSSSTTTVTKSSVNTLSALSIDGVDLSPTFDSSTVSYKATVLDTDSIKISATAKDDEATVSGTGTKDLSLGSNEFKVVCTAENGSTKTYIITVFKDESPSVYMDVDGSSLGVVKYTEDVAIPDGFEETTVTYGEEEIIAWQNNQLGLTIVYLIDEDGESSLYCYEDGEISTFKQVAILGKNLYEVELLDTDRDGFVYQEVEIDGATVMGWAFEDTSFEGYYVVELMDDTGAMVTYLYDSVSNSMILYPESMMTISADNYEAEIVAMEEEANTNFMIASGVAVTTTVSTAGLGIWNFLRFRKAKIV